A section of the Malania oleifera isolate guangnan ecotype guangnan chromosome 2, ASM2987363v1, whole genome shotgun sequence genome encodes:
- the LOC131149516 gene encoding probable histone H2B.3 translates to MAPKAEKKPAEKKPATEEKKADKAPAEKKPRAEKKLPKEGSSDKKKKRSKKSVETYKIYIFKVLKQVHPDIGISSKAMGIMNSFINDIFEKLAQESSRLARYNKKPTITSREIQTAVRLVLPGELAKHAVSEGTKAVTKFTSS, encoded by the coding sequence ATGGCGCCCAAGGCAGAGAAGAAGCCAGCGGAGAAGAAGCCGGCAACGGAGGAGAAGAAGGCGGACAAGGCTCCGGCGGAGAAGAAGCCTAGGGCAGAGAAGAAGCTCCCCAAGGAGGGATCCtcggacaagaagaagaagaggtcGAAGAAGAGTGTGGAGACCTACAAGATATACATCTTCAAGGTGCTGAAGCAGGTGCATCCTGACATTGGTATCTCCAGCAAGGCCATGGGCATCATGAACAGCTTCATCAATGACATCTTTGAGAAGCTTGCTCAGGAATCCTCCAGGCTCGCCAGGTATAACAAGAAGCCCACAATTACTTCCCGGGAGATTCAGACCGCCGTGAGGCTGGTGTTGCCCGGGGAGCTTGCCAAGCACGCCGTCTCCGAGGGGACCAAAGCTGTTACGAAATTCACTAGTTCTTAG
- the LOC131148118 gene encoding protein SENSITIVE TO PROTON RHIZOTOXICITY 2: protein MNISSKGNPCEFSNGGSQELPIYGVAEDVVSHLLEASSISIPGTSDETHSGYLFYSLSILKEKVHQVQSLVSIFISPNQGQPSEAAAMAVASMGTLIQEIVVTASSMMFTCQQMALGATNGSAKFSDGGLSQLSSGGGGHDRPVISIGEERGQAFAYSSESLEWYGDHPDQNHNKWTSTNDHSTNPGNCAIRAVSSNTKYEMDLGGSDLRQGRKNKIGFQANVSSKSYDIIELDAADLLAKYTHYCQVCGKGFKRDANLRMHMRAHGDAYKSSAALSNPLKNISTNTNGNGSELQGESKESGVMKLPRKYSCPHEGCRWNQKHAKFQPLKSMICVKNHYKRSHCPKMYVCKRCNRKQFSVLSDLRTHEKHCGDIKWQCSCGTTFSRKDKLMGHVALFVGHAPAINIAATNKEGKNENLMDLEER from the coding sequence ATGAATATTTCTTCCAAGGGAAATCCTTGTGAATTCTCTAATGGCGGTTCACAGGAGTTGCCAATCTACGGCGTGGCCGAAGATGTCGTTTCACACCTTCTCGAAGCAAGCTCGATCTCGATCCCGGGTACTTCCGATGAAACTCACTCTGGTTATCTCTTTTACAGTCTCTCCATTCTCAAAGAAAAGGTTCATCAAGTGCAGTCCCTGGTCAGCATCTTCATCTCCCCTAACCAAGGTCAACCGTCCGAGGCCGCAGCCATGGCCGTAGCCAGCATGGGCACCCTGATACAGGAAATTGTAGTCACTGCATCATCCATGATGTTCACATGCCAGCAGATGGCTCTCGGCGCAACTAACGGTAGCGCCAAGTTCTCCGATGGAGGGTTATCGCAGCTGAGCAGTGGGGGCGGTGGCCATGACCGGCCGGTTATTTCCATTGGAGAAGAAAGAGGGCAAGCGTTCGCCTATTCGAGCGAAAGCCTAGAATGGTATGGCGACCACCCTGATCAAAACCATAACAAATGGACTAGTACTAATGATCATAGCACCAATCCCGGTAATTGTGCTATCCGCGCGGTTAGTAGCAATACTAAATATGAGATGGATTTAGGGGGATCAGATTTGCGTCAAGGAAGGAAAAACAAGATAGGGTTTCAAGCGAATGTTTCATCGAAGAGCTACGACATAATCGAACTGGATGCTGCGGATTTGTTGGCTAAGTACACACATTACTGCCAAGTTTGTGGGAAGGGGTTCAAGAGGGATGCTAATTTGAGAATGCACATGAGAGCACACGGGGATGCGTACAAGTCCAGTGCAGCCTTGAGCAACCCCTTGAAGAATATTAGTACCAATACTAATGGCAATGGAAGCGAGCTTCAGGGGGAAAGCAAGGAGAGTGGTGTGATGAAATTGCCGAGGAAGTACTCGTGCCCGCACGAGGGGTGCAGGTGGAACCAGAAGCATGCAAAGTTCCAGCCACTGAAGTCCATGATCTGTGTCAAGAACCACTACAAAAGGAGCCACTGCCCGAAGATGTACGTGTGCAAGCGGTGCAACCGGAAGCAGTTTTCGGTGCTCTCGGACTTGCGAACGCACGAGAAGCACTGCGGCGACATCAAGTGGCAGTGCTCCTGCGGAACGACGTTCTCCCGGAAAGATAAGCTGATGGGTCATGTTGCTTTGTTCGTCGGCCATGCTCCTGCCATCAACATTGCTGCAACAAATAAAGAGGGAAAAAATGAAAATCTGATGGATTTGGAGGAAAGATAA